Genomic segment of Arachis stenosperma cultivar V10309 chromosome 4, arast.V10309.gnm1.PFL2, whole genome shotgun sequence:
ACACCACGAATAAAATTCAATTCCAAATccaatatttataaaataaacaaaagttcTTCAATATTATCCTAATTGAATAATACAAacagattcaaaatttttattaaaatataaattttgaaataaatacAAATTGAATCTGAGGTAGAACAAGACAACAAAGTagatgaaagaaaagaaagagataaagaataatgaaaagaagatgaagatgagaAGAGGTGGAACAAGGGCAGGGCCGACAAAAAAAATACCAGTAGATCTATAATGATGAGATATGTGGTTGCTTTCActgtaaatatatatatatatatagagagagagagagagggagagagagaatcCATCGTTACAGCAGTTGTCGCTGCTGTCGCTATTGATGCTGACCGAATGGTGAGGCAAAAAGACATCTTTTTTGCTGTGATgctacaaagaagaaaaagaacatcGCCGCTAGAGAAAGGATGGAGGCGACACCATCGAAGCCCAAAGTCAggcaacaaccatggcaaagtaTGGAGGCTATAGAGAGAAAATGAAGAATGGTTGAAGAAAAGGAAATTAGGTTAAAGAGACAAAGGATATGAAtgtaattacaaaaatattaggggaataaaattataaaaattttagtgtCTCAGACTGAATATCTGTGTCTCACctaattggaaaaacacaatacatatgtttttttatatatatctcTATATAACTATACCTCTTTTAATTTTGTGCCTTACGTACCAAACAAAGAACACGTCCTACCGTATTTCTATATTTGGCATACACAGATATCCCTAATGGCGCGTCTTATTTCTCCATTCTTCCAAACACTTATAAAAATATGCTTTGTTACGTGAACATGTATGAACAGTTGCTCCAAATTCAGCCAACTCTCCCACAATGGCATGcctaatttaaaataaaaataaaaaaatatagctTTTGTAACATAAGAGGTAATTAAAGTTTGGGCACGAACGAACCCTATGCCTCTTGTTCCACCGGTCACCAGTGAGGTCATTCCGTGGAGTGACCATAGCCTCTTTCACCTTTGGACCTCAACTTTATTTCCTCCATTTTTTTCCTTCCAATTAAAGAGTGCTGCTTCTGCTGGTCTCTGCAGTTTCCCAGGCATGGAAAGAAAATGTCCGATTCTGAGTGAATTTTTACATGGGAGTTCAATATTAATGAAGTTTGTTCCAttcacaaaataaaatgaagTTTGTTTTACTATAGGATGTAACTCGTGCAATGATTCTGACAgtgaaaaatattattaaaaggtatttaataaaataataaattatttatagtATCTTAATTCttaatagatatttttttatatgaagaAAAAACTATTTGTATTCATGAATTTTGCGAACGTTAATAAAAGTACTCatcaaacaaggaaattaaCATTATACCTATAAAAGATGGGTTTTGTGTGACAAAATTacccaaatcctaattttttgttgactttttaataaatttttttttcaaattaccCCACCTTTTATCTTTAACTTTAACTCCACCACCATCTCATCTTCCCTAAATCCCAAACCTTCGAAATCCTCACCACTACCACCACCTCCCCTGATTACCACTGCCTCCCCTCCCTCTCTTTATTGCCACTACTTGCTATCATCATAATACTTGTTGCACAAAGCGGTGTTAGTTTCTCTGGAGAAAGTCTGGTTAGTTTCTCCCAAAAGCGGGTGTCCGATTCAACATCAGAGTTGTCGTTGGAGTTGCCGTTGAATTAGTTACACCGCAATTACGGGAACACTTAATGAAAATCGAGTGCTTATTATCATGATTATCTTCCATGAAACTGTGCACCATTCTCACTAAACACATAATTTAGTTCAAATTAAATCGGCACCAGCTACAACCTTGCCGAAATGCGCATCGTCACTGGCATTCTTCTCCACCACCACTACAAGAGACACGCCGAATAGCGGCGATTTTTTTAGGGATTTGAAATTCCAGCGGTTTCACAAGCATTGCCAATTAGGGGGTGTAGATTTGATTTTATGGCGGTTTTTACAAACCGCTGGCACAAGGGCCGCAAAATAGGATTAGCTTATTTGCGACGGTTTAAAACCGCCGCGATTTGGCtaacagttttttttttaaaaattgcagCGGTTTGTAAACCGCCGCAAATTTAAAagcaattttttaaaaaaaaatgtatattgTGGAGGTTTATAACCCCCACAATTTTcacaattatattaaaaaagaatttagCTTCACAAAGCTCTCAATTATATCACTACAAGGAACCGAAGAATGAAActaaagtaaaaaattatttcgTAATCATATTAGAAGAATTTGTCACTTGGTTGTCTAAGTCTAAATAATGATACACGTTCAAATACTAAACAAAAGCTAATAGCATGAAACCTTTCAACAAAATTACTTTGGTAATCATCATGATTTGAATCATCTACCCAAAACAAATCAAATGACATCTATCTGAAGCACAGGAAGTTAGGAATTGAGGTCAATTTTACAATTACtgccaaaataaaaaatctaaataaataattcaagTTACCAAATAAAATGGAATCAAGGTCTCTATTTTCCATATATTCATACACCAACATCTTCTCATTTTTCTTAATGCAGCAACCAAGCAACCGAACAAGATTTCGGTGTCGCAGCTTGACAATTGATTTGACttcatttttaaattcttcaattccttgttcagAGTCTTCTGACAATCTTTTCACAGCAATTTCTTGGCCTACAATCAATCTACATTGATATTATCGTAGACATCATTTGTTAGTGTATACACATAAAAATGTGTTTACGTTACAATCTGAGACTTTACTTCAGGAATGATAGCTGTTATGCATAAAGTATTAAAATAGCTTACCCTATAAACACTACCGAAGCCTCCTTCTCCAAGTTTATTATCTTGAGAGAAGTTGTTTGTAGCCACATTAAGGTAGCAAAATCAAACATTGGCAACTCTAGATCATCCATGTTCCTTTCATCACCCAAGTATCTTCTAGAAGGCACCACCTCATTCATTAATCAATCATGATTTTTATGGACAAAACTTGAAATAGCGGCTTTTGATATATAATTCAGTACCATACTATACATAAGCATTCATATGAGAGAGATTATTGTACATCACTTCTAGATCTTTGTTTTCCCTTCTTCCATAAGTAACAAATAGCAACAAATCCAAAAACTAAAACAAGTGCACTAAATGTGATGCCAATAGCCTGTATTACTCTATGATTCTTGTTGGAGCTAGTAGATCTTATGTGTCACCAAATTGATCGAAAAGAACTCCACCTTAAATACTTAATCAATGAGGAAGGAACTTGCAATATCATCATCTTAGCAAAAATGTGCATAACCACTACTATTTAATATTCATGTTATAACAATTATATGTGATTATTTAGGCAGTTGTATTATTTTGAAACCAAAGGATTTAATTAGGCACTTAATAATAATTTCAATATAGTTACTGGATAAAAAACTTAAAACTCCCTTCACTGAAAAGTCAATTAAAaccaattaaaattcaatattGAATTAGTGTTCAAATTGACCCTTTGTAAGATTTAATACTTCAAGTTAATctccaaaaaattaataatgtgATTCAAATgattctttttaataattttttactaacgtattataattaaatataacacATTACAGATGAAACACATAACAAACTTGACCTCACACATTCATAAATTAATGTATCATGTTTCACTTTCTTTTGATTATTTTTGCTACAACTATAACACCTCATGGGGAGACAGATAATATATGGATAGAGAAATACCTATATCAGCTGCAGCCAATCTAACATAGACATCTTGACCATCCGTACGGTAGACACTCATGTCAAAGAGTTAACCAATTCACATAACACAGCCACTTCCTCCATTTCTGATATCAATGTTTGCATATGCAATGCATGAACAATTCCTCTTACACAGACTGCCACATTCATCAAGTGTCATACTCTTATTCATAAACACACTACTTATCTTTGGCAGCTTCATGTTCTTAAGATGCAAGAACTTGTCAGTCGAACAATTCAAACCCGTGTTCCTCACACACCCGTTAGACCCATCTCTCAAGTTccaagcttcttggttcttagGCCTGAATCCCTGCATACAAGTGCAAACCGGCGAGGTATTCTTGCAACAAGAAAATAAGACCAGTAGAGCAGCAACATCAAAATCAGAACGAAAGACAGAACAAATGGCAATCGAGGTTTTTCCTAAGCATCATGTAGCAGATAGCATAAAAGAATACAACAAATCAACCCCTGAACATTCAAGTTCAACTTGCAATACTAATTCAACTGCACATCATTGATAGCATTGTGCTACTATATCAAAATTCTGGTTTATGTCGATCATTTTTTTGGCtgttctattttaaaatttttatttctatcccataataatataaaatcatCAAATCAGGGGCACTACACAGTTAAGCATTCAAGTTTAATTCAACAATATGAACAACCAAAATCAATAGGCTAAAcctaaaagaaataaaatttaagaaaaaaaatctatGAAATAGAGTTAAATTAGGGGAAAAATAGTGGCTAGAAACTCAAATCAGGAGGAGCTTGACCTGCATAACTCAGAATTTAGGAGCTCCAATCACAAGCCCCAATTAGTGAGTGTGTGAAGCAGAAGCAGATGCAACGACATCGACAACCATATACCTAGCAACGACGACCAATAGGGACAACAAGGAGGCACCACCAATGGCCCGGGGGAAGCAGCAACAGAGACCAACTAGACGGTTGAGACGGAGGCATGAAGCAAAGCAGAGGTAGGAGAATTTGAAAAAAGTTAGGACAAAGACGACAGCCACCAAGCTCCACGAAGAAGCTACGAGGTGGATGGAGGGGCTAGGGCTACACGCAATTCTGCGGAAGGAAGAAGATTGGAGAAGGGGATGGGGGCGCATTGGCTCGACGGACGAAGCGAAGTCCCTGCGTGCGCCGGACGGCGGCAGTATGGCTTGATGAATGGACGGACCAACGAAGAGAGGCTAGGGTTCTCAGACCTTAGTTCTGAGTTTGGAGAAGGGGGGAGAAGGGGCTTGGCTCACTACTGAAATGAAATGAAGTGATTTCTCCTTTTTAGTCGGGGAAGGGGCCAAAACAAAATTTGCTGCGCTCAACAAACTCGCCGACTAAACCGCTGCAATCTTTCAATTTGGCGGTGATTAGGTAAATCGACACAAAATGGACGCTGCAATCCTCCACCTATTTTGTAGTGCCCGAGCTCCTCAAAACACCGGGGCATTGGCACTCGAAGAGGCGCTTCAACCGCCACTTGGCCACCGGCTTCACCAATTCCTACCTCCTCATCTCTTAATAGATGTTAGAATCAATCGGCTGAATCTTCATTGTAAAaggcatgatgatgatgatgaacaaGAAGATGAATGGTGAGTGGTGGCAATGGAGAGGGAAGCGGAGGGAGTTGTGATCAAGGGTGAGGTGGTGGTAGTGAGGGTTTTGAAAGTTTggaatttgaaaaagaagagattGTGGTGGAGTTGAGGTTCAAGATAAGGAGGGAGGTAATTtggaaattttattaaaaagttaacaaaaaaaatttaaggtttgagtatttttgtcacacaaaatttattttttatgggtataacattaatttttttgtttaatggATAATTTTGTTAGTATTTATAAAGTTTATGGTATAAATAGTTGTTTTTTCTATTCATAATTAAATGTTGTTAATGCATTAATGGTCTTTCTTATTTAGAGCTTGTATTGAtgagtttttaagaaaaaaaattgtgatttttaaaaataaaaaaataatttaatgtttGAGTATCttaagtaaaaatatttttctatctgatatgaaaataatttattatgttaaagtatctttttttaaataaaaatatattttttaaaaaatttgtaaattataactcttaaaaaaaagatgtttttaattttttattatttttattttattattaaaaatttaattaccaaatatattgaaaaataaaagatttaaaaaaaatattttcttaacaTTTTAATGAGTTTGTTTGAGTGTtattaaattattgaaaaatatttttttaataaaaaagattttttttatttttatagtatgTTTGATAAActtttaatagtaaaaataaaaatattagaaaaataaaaaatatctctttctaaaagttataatttatatcttttaaaaagattttttacttaaaaaaatatattttaatataatgagtaaaaaaaatatttttatattattgtatctaaatataattaataaataaaaatatttttatttctgaaatttaaatattaaattacttttatttttctaattttttaaaaaataaataaataaattagaaatCACCTGAACAAGTCTCCTTAATTACTTTGGACCACTGATTTTGGATTTTGATTTGTTTTATTAAACTGGCCTACATATGAAATTATGAATACAAATTTTCGTAGTAGTACCTATGAAGCACGGATTCTTTTATGGTGCCGCCGTATCTGTGTCAGACACGAATCCGACACCGACACTCGACGGATACTTCAAACGAGCGTATCGGTGGTGTGTCTTCTTACGGTATAGAATTTTGGTGAAGCTGTCACGAATCCGAACAAGTCCGGCTCGATTTTGTGGTTTTATGGCCCAATtaactgatttttttttattttaaaatattttaaaatcaaaacaaatcaaaatttaaatttaaaaataaaataattaatagaaGTAGAGTTGATGACAACAGTCCAGGTCTGAGTGAGGTTTCGTATTTATCTTTAGATGAACCAAACATAGAAGCTGTGGTATTTGCGGATGATGGACTTGAAggagattaaaattttttatttttttaataattgcatAATTTTTAGACTTTTTTATGCAACTATATTTTCTCTTATATTTACaatatgatattttattaatttaatatattatttaaattttaattcataaCGTATCCTAAACGTGTCGTAtccaattttttataaaaagaacgTGTCGGCATATCCATGTCGTGTCGTGTCCGTATCGCGTGTCGTATCGGTGCTTCCTAGAGTAGTACGTACTAAGAAGACATGTTATAATTGAAACAAATCACATCTAGCGTTTTCTTCAACAAAACACAAGGCGTGTTCTGACTTTATTCATTGTGATAAGATTGAACAAACAAGATCCACAAGATTGATCGGACAAATAATCACCATCTGTTCTCTATAAATATCTCCACCAATAATATATTATAGGAAACATTTCAAGTGCACCAGGGAGCACCGGTGCaccagttgttttaaccgttgattttaattaatatatattatatatattttttataatttagatcaacggttaaaacaactggtACACCGGTACTCCCGGTGCACTTGAAATGCTTCCTATATTATATAAGACATATTTTGAAACATAAAGCCTGTGGTAGCTTGACAACAAATCCGAGATAATTATATTGTACTATGCGTGTAATTTTGAAGAGTCCAAATTAAAGGGTTTCGCTAAGTCTTTGCTGGGAACAAGAAAAATGGCGGAAAGGAAGTTGAACTTCAAAGATAAACGATGGTCACTCCATGGGATGACAGCTCTAGTCACTGGAGGATCTCGAGGTATTGGGTATGCAATAGTAGAAGAGTTAGCAGAATTTGGAGCAGCAGTCCATGTATGTGCACGAAATGAAGCAGATATTAATAAGTGTGTGGAAGAGTGGAAAAACAAAGGATTAAATGTTACGGGATCTGCTTGTGATGTTTCATCCCGTGATCAACGTCAACATTTAATAGAAATTGTTGCCTCCATCTTTCATGGAAAACTCAACATTCTCGTAAGTTATATTTCAAGTTTGGGTtagataaaattattattttagatggTTAGTTTTACTCTGGTTAGATAAAATTATTGTATATTGATACTCTGGTTTCAATGTAGGCCAAAttcacttttatttattattagtcTTTCACAAATATTAAAAGTTAGCTATGACAAATCATTTGCCATGtcttatttaaaatattttgtcttcagcaagttaattaattattaaaataattaatttaagaataaaatatcaatttttGAAGCAGTagtataattaaatatttttataataaaataattttataaatatcaaattagTTAATTGAACTCATTTTAGTCTTTATACCAATATAAAACCGATTAACTAGTTTAGCATATTTATTTGATCTTACTAAAATATTACCCACTTTATATTACTATTAAAGATGCCATATCAGCACTATAATGCTTCATGTTAGCATTGCATTAGTGACAgttgaattaaaaacaatagAGACTCACAAAATGTAAATCTAAGAACCAATTTAgtcattttcaaaaatcaaggACAATCTTaataaacacaaaaaatttcagagataaaaaattgtaattaccattattataacatggttaagaaaatgtacattatttttacattgagatagaaaatagaaaagctattattttcctttttttttttccacaaATTCATTACATTCGAATTGATTTGTTAGGTTTTATTTCACAGATAAATAATGCTGGAACAACCACACCTAAACACGCCATAGATTATACTGCTGAAGATATGACAACTATAATGAGTACCAATTTTGAATCTGCTTACTATTTGTGTCAACTTTCCTACCCACTTCTAAAAGCTTCTGGATATGGGAGCATAGTATTTGTGTCCTCCATTGCTGGTTTGAAAGCTCTGCCTTATTCTTCTATCTATGCATCAACAAAAGGTATGTTCTCTTTTCtcaaaattcttttaagtcaaaggcaaaattagaattttagatTGCAATTATAGTTTGAAATATAGCCCCAACTGCTATTGATACAATAGATCACTTGATACAGTATCTTTATATAAagatatgatattttttatttaatcaagcatttaaatttttttttaattttctataaaaGTTTAATCATAATACActagtagttttagttaagaGTGGGTTGTTATAAATGGTTTAACTATTTTCTGTTATAACAGTATTCGTTAGGTTGGTTAAAACTAGTGTAATATATACACCTTCTTGTATCAATAACAGAAATAACAATTTACCTTTTCTAATTATAATTCTTCTATTCTCTTTTCTCTGCTTTCCTTTTCATACAATCATTATAAGATTATTCACACCTTGCATATTGAAAATGGACCAAGTACACAACCATAATATTGCATCCAAATTATACAATATGTTCTGCAGTTTACAATGACGATGGTCAAAACTTAACGTAAAAAGTTTTGAGCATAGAAGAAACATATAACCATTTTGAACTTATGATATTAACAGGAGCCGTGAATCAACTCACCAAAAACTTAGCACTGGAATGGGCAAAGGATAATATTCGTGTAAATTCTGTAGCACCAGGAACTGTTCAGACCAAACTTTTGAATGATATCCTGGTAAGCAAAGCTcttgtttaaaaattttgagagCAATCTTAAGACGTAATACAAATTTCGAGAAATGTTTTAGATTTTATTCAACAAGTttttgaccaaaaaaaaaatcaataaaaccaTTTTTTAGCACAATACGTGCGTAAggctaaatttttaaatattagggtaattttagtattttttaaaatatgtagTGATTTTCATGTTTTACATAAATGTGGAGGAATCTAACACACACAATTTGACAGTGTCAAATTaccatttattatattttttaatttttgaaaaatacaaaatgatAGTGTTGTTTTGtcatttatcatttttttaattaattttaaaaaaatcaaaatggaAATGCCATGTTGTGTTTTTTCACAATCTTATACAACACATATATTCAATCATGTTTGAAAATTACACCCCTTTAAAGCCAATACATTAAAAAAAGTTCCAATAAGTGATAAGTGTGAACTATACCTATTTTGTTGTAGGAAAATATTGGCGAAGGTGAAAAGATTGCGAGTGCTATGACGTCTCAAACTCCACTGCAACGCATGGGAGAACCAAAAGAAATATCATCATTAGttgtttttctttgtctttcGGCTGCTTCATTTATCACTGGACAAACTATAAATGCAGATGGAGGCTTCacaatttaagtttcattttTATGACTCGAGACTTTAAAGTTTCAGTATATGAAAACTTTCAATTATTTCAGGAATACCATGTTCCAATTATTTTAGTCataaattttagatttaattattctattcaCCTTTATAATTTCACTAAATTTGTAATTaggtttttatgttttttttttcaattaagttcttaaatatatatatatatatataattttttaattaagttttttttatcaaaaatattaaaattaatagaatatttctcttaaaaaatatataataaaaaatctaattagatTCCTAGTTATGGGTACcttcaatttataaaaaaatattgcgTTAACGCTGACATTTGAATAAGGACCATGGTATGTGGTATATTTTAGACCTCAACAATAAAAGTCTACAATGTAGTAGTATCACGATGGACCGCACTGCATATGAAGTGGTATGTCTATATAAGCACCACAAATCTCCATGACAATTGCTGGCAGTTTTCAAAGTCTAGTGGCAGTGATAACTATCGAATATGACACATGCACGTACTCTACAATAGCCCGTTTTCGCGTTTTTTACTTAGTTCTGAGTTCGACCCCAATATGCCTTATGGCTTCTTACTATGGAGTTGCATCTTGGATATTTCGACCTTAGTTTCTTAATCCAGTGGATCCTGAGCCCGAGTCTCCACTATTATTGCACCTTGATTCCTCTCGGTGGTTTATGTAAAATTTGGTCAAACtgtaataattaaataataaataaaataggagcGAATAAAGTTAGAAAATTTAGCAAATATcataatttgataatttaaatatgatatttagaCTCAGTGAATTTTTTTGagttgaaaaatataattttttacatgAAAATGCGCattggaattttgaccggcagtaccagTTGAGATCTGTCTGATACTATagttgaaaaaattaattataagtaaataaggttaagaaattataatttataactagagaaggtagaaatatttaaaatacgatTTGAAACTCTAATCTTAAAGATTTTgacccaaaattgggccaacggacaaaaataagtgaatcGGGTCCAAGTAGGGCAAGACCCaaaatatataaacattagttatgagcagcTCATTTACCCTAGAGAAAAGGGTTTGGGGCGCAGCTttggagaagagagaagagaggagaaaaCCTAATCCTAGTTCCaacttcaaatcaccataacttgagttacggagttccgattgacgagccgtttgcggccacgcatcACTCTtttcatcctctacaattctatatAAGTTTTGTGGTGAATAATTCAATGTCTTCTGTccagtttttatttttctatttaaattcgaatttggtttggattttgagaaaactttgtgattttggttgtttaggagtgctctagtatgagccattggtgatattcatcacaaaattttgtgggttaaggtaagaaaccctccaacccttgtgatttatcattttCATAAACCCTAGGTTAATGTATGTATGtgaaattggttatgttagtgtatttagtgattttggtgcacaattaGGAGGTTGGTGTTGCTTTTGGAGTTTGGTAAGGtttggagctaagggttggtaGAGACTTCCAAGAAGAAGCTCAATTATTTTGggtacaagaggtacggtttaagttttttttaagtaccgtgtggtgtgatgagaattcctacgctagatgcccctaggattaagtttaaATTGTGCAAATGGTTGGtactaatatgcatagttgttATATAATGAGAATTGATGATTGtgttgagaattgtgtgaatTCGTATGTTGGTGTATTGAGAATTTGATGAATTGAATGATGAATATTGGTTTGTGGAATATGCATTTAAATAGTGAATTTAGGCCGGAGGCCGTGAATTTCTGGGCCGAAGGCCGGAAAGAgataaggaaggtaagttgatgtgtatATTGTGTGATGATATAAGAGATTGGAtggattttagatattgaaTGTGTGAATAATTGGTTTGATTATTGAATAGTAATGTTTGAGGAATTGACGTGTAGAATTTGATAGTTTTGGGTGAATTTTGTAGATGAGGtaggtttggttttggttgagtgtAATTATGTTAATGTGGTTGGGTTGTGGTCATTTAGATGAGTGGAAATGAATTTGGCTTGTGAACATTGGAAAATTGGTGATTTCTATTTTTGGgtaaaaactgatttttgaCCAACTTTGGCGGTCTGTAACTCAATTCACAAAGTTTGGAATTCttcaaaattagatttttatgaaAGTTTATTCAACGATCTTTCCAACGGTTCAGAAATGGTTGAAAAAGGAATTTTGTAGAAGAAGTTATGTGTGGTGGAAGTTTGAGgtttaaaaaatgaaattttgcagctttttaacttaataaaatttttggcAGAGCGTactcccacgcgtacgcgtggccggcgcgaacgcgtcactttcaaattttcacTCCCCCATGCGTGCGcctggctgacgcgtacgcgtcgatgtaCTGATTCAAGTGCTCAGCCAAagttcccgagagttgtgcggGTATTGTGCTAGTTTTGTGCGAAGGGCACAAAAcgtacccacgcgtacgcgtggttgacgcgcaGGCGTCACTTTACTTTGCTCCcatccacgcgtaagcgtggGCAATGCGCACGCGTGACCCCCTTTCACCCCAAAGTTGATTTTGAGTTTTCAAGCCAAATTTTAGACTTCTAAGTCTCCATTCTCACCCTTTTTGTCCTAAATACTTATAGTATGCCTAGCAATGGGAATAGGCTAGGAGATCTA
This window contains:
- the LOC130977054 gene encoding tropinone reductase homolog gives rise to the protein MAERKLNFKDKRWSLHGMTALVTGGSRGIGYAIVEELAEFGAAVHVCARNEADINKCVEEWKNKGLNVTGSACDVSSRDQRQHLIEIVASIFHGKLNILINNAGTTTPKHAIDYTAEDMTTIMSTNFESAYYLCQLSYPLLKASGYGSIVFVSSIAGLKALPYSSIYASTKGAVNQLTKNLALEWAKDNIRVNSVAPGTVQTKLLNDILENIGEGEKIASAMTSQTPLQRMGEPKEISSLVVFLCLSAASFITGQTINADGGFTI